A stretch of Geomonas oryzisoli DNA encodes these proteins:
- a CDS encoding electron transfer flavoprotein subunit beta/FixA family protein: MKILVCVKQVPDMESRFRPDAAGVWYAETDLAFRVNEYDEYAIEQAVLLKEQLGGEPEITLISVGPDRVVEAIKKGLAMGADRAVHVQDPASHLKDPFQIASIIAAYAKGEAFDVIFTGMQSLDRGSSQVGVAIAEMLGYPCATTVVGFEYADGTVTVKRELEGGVKGTVRLKSPAVVTCQLGLNQPRYPTLPNIMKAKKKEVTVIPVEQLLKQDARLVSAQFRAPAKKGGGVVLEGDVADQVDRLIGILKDKTAVLR, from the coding sequence ATGAAGATACTGGTATGCGTCAAGCAGGTGCCTGACATGGAATCGCGCTTCCGCCCCGACGCCGCAGGCGTCTGGTATGCGGAGACCGATCTCGCCTTCCGCGTCAACGAATATGACGAGTACGCCATCGAGCAGGCGGTGCTGCTCAAGGAGCAGTTGGGGGGCGAACCGGAGATCACACTTATCTCCGTGGGGCCGGACCGTGTGGTGGAAGCGATCAAGAAGGGGCTCGCCATGGGGGCGGACCGTGCCGTGCACGTGCAGGACCCGGCCTCCCATCTGAAGGACCCTTTCCAGATCGCATCGATCATCGCCGCCTACGCCAAGGGGGAGGCGTTCGATGTCATCTTCACCGGCATGCAGTCCCTGGATCGCGGCTCGAGCCAGGTGGGGGTGGCCATCGCCGAGATGTTGGGGTATCCCTGCGCCACGACCGTGGTCGGGTTCGAGTATGCCGACGGCACGGTGACCGTGAAGCGTGAGCTCGAGGGAGGGGTGAAAGGGACGGTGCGGCTCAAGTCGCCGGCCGTGGTTACCTGCCAGCTCGGCCTGAACCAGCCGCGTTACCCGACGCTCCCCAACATCATGAAGGCGAAGAAGAAAGAGGTGACGGTCATCCCGGTTGAACAGCTGCTCAAGCAGGACGCACGACTGGTGTCGGCCCAGTTCCGAGCTCCGGCCAAGAAGGGGGGCGGTGTGGTCCTGGAAGGGGACGTTGCCGACCAGGTCGACCGGTTGATCGGGATACTCAAGGACAAGACGGCGGTGTTGCGCTAG
- a CDS encoding MerR family transcriptional regulator, whose amino-acid sequence MDIIKDGEEITSIGDVAAALGLTTRTIRYWEEVGIVESVPRSDGATRGFTPYFVRRIKFIIKLKELGLTIKEMQDLYAAYGEAKQTERMVPRLVEILDEHIEKIDEKMAKLASLRSDIVSYRQHMLSKFGSSQASGA is encoded by the coding sequence ATGGACATCATCAAAGACGGCGAAGAGATAACCTCGATCGGGGACGTCGCCGCTGCTCTGGGACTCACCACCAGGACCATCCGCTATTGGGAGGAAGTCGGCATCGTCGAGAGCGTGCCGAGAAGCGACGGCGCCACGCGCGGCTTCACCCCCTACTTCGTGCGTCGCATCAAGTTCATCATCAAGCTCAAGGAGCTCGGGCTCACCATCAAGGAGATGCAGGACCTCTACGCCGCGTACGGCGAAGCCAAGCAGACCGAGCGCATGGTGCCGCGGCTGGTGGAAATCCTGGATGAGCATATCGAGAAGATCGACGAAAAGATGGCCAAGCTCGCCTCGCTGCGCAGCGACATCGTCAGCTACCGGCAGCACATGCTCAGCAAGTTCGGCTCCTCCCAGGCCAGCGGCGCCTGA
- a CDS encoding endonuclease Q family protein: protein MRFTADLHIHSRFSRATSRDLDLDQLRRWAQLKGIRVVGTGDCTHPEWLAELERELAPAEDGLLRLRREPPPDQVPLSCRAPVSFLLSGEISCIYRKGGRTRKVHCLVLLPDFHAAHRLNGALSRVGTLASDGRPILKLDAKDLLAMVLDASPRALLIPAHAWTPHFSIFGACSGFVSLEECFEELAPEVHAIETGLSSDPAMNWRLSVLDGITLISNSDAHSASKLGREATIFDSELSYDGIFHAIAGGKGVAGTIEFFPEQGKYHADGHRCCGVRFSPEETIAHDYRCPACGGKLTVGVLHRVELLADRTAGAKPAQAPPFWSVIPLIDLIGGVLRVGSSSKKAQALYFELLEGLGNEFHILLEAPLNEIAARSTATLAAGIGRMRAGEVEIEAGYDGRFGTVSVSALHEDLT, encoded by the coding sequence ATGAGATTCACAGCAGACCTGCACATCCACTCCCGTTTCTCCAGGGCGACCAGCCGGGACCTCGACCTGGACCAGCTCCGGCGCTGGGCGCAGTTGAAGGGGATACGGGTGGTCGGCACCGGCGACTGTACCCATCCGGAGTGGCTCGCGGAGCTGGAGCGGGAGTTGGCCCCTGCCGAGGACGGGTTGCTGCGTCTGCGCCGGGAGCCTCCCCCGGACCAGGTGCCGCTTAGCTGCCGCGCCCCCGTTTCCTTCCTGCTCAGCGGCGAAATCAGCTGCATCTACCGCAAGGGAGGGCGCACCAGGAAGGTGCATTGCCTGGTGCTGCTCCCCGACTTTCACGCCGCGCACCGACTGAACGGCGCACTCTCCCGCGTCGGCACCCTAGCCTCCGACGGCAGGCCGATCCTGAAGCTCGACGCCAAGGACCTGCTGGCCATGGTGCTCGATGCTTCCCCACGCGCGCTCCTCATCCCCGCCCACGCCTGGACCCCCCACTTCTCCATCTTCGGCGCCTGCTCCGGGTTCGTGTCCCTGGAGGAGTGCTTCGAGGAGCTCGCCCCCGAGGTGCACGCCATCGAAACCGGACTCTCCTCCGACCCGGCCATGAACTGGCGGCTGTCGGTCCTGGACGGCATCACGCTCATCTCCAACTCCGATGCCCATTCCGCTTCCAAACTCGGGCGTGAAGCGACCATCTTCGACTCGGAGCTGAGCTACGACGGGATCTTTCACGCCATAGCCGGCGGCAAGGGAGTGGCGGGAACCATCGAGTTCTTCCCGGAACAGGGAAAGTACCACGCCGACGGCCACCGCTGCTGCGGCGTCAGGTTCTCTCCCGAAGAGACCATCGCCCACGACTATCGCTGCCCCGCCTGCGGCGGCAAGCTGACGGTGGGGGTGCTGCACCGGGTGGAACTGCTGGCGGACCGGACGGCGGGAGCTAAGCCGGCGCAGGCCCCGCCCTTCTGGTCCGTGATACCGCTCATCGATCTGATCGGGGGGGTGCTGCGGGTGGGGAGCAGCAGCAAGAAGGCGCAGGCGCTCTACTTCGAGCTCCTGGAGGGGCTGGGCAACGAGTTTCACATCCTGCTCGAGGCGCCCTTGAACGAAATCGCCGCCAGGTCGACGGCGACTCTGGCGGCGGGTATCGGCAGGATGCGTGCGGGGGAAGTGGAGATCGAGGCCGGATACGACGGCAGGTTCGGCACCGTATCGGTCTCCGCTTTACACGAGGATCTTACTTGA
- a CDS encoding diguanylate cyclase — protein MSGCVLVIDDSAAIRDQVVRTLKDVGLFGEYREAKDGMEGFKTLIESKADLVICDVEMPRMDGYKFLQLVASRPDLQGLPIIMLTGKQDFNSKIKGLEQGASDYLTKPFDSGELVARVKVQLKIKSLQDELKQANEQLKRLTNIDHLTGLFNRRYLAEILEAEFFRAKRNRESLSLVIVDIDFFKQVNDTYGHQNGDVVLASVANVVQQHLRAYDSAARYGGEEFVVVYPGTSLEGGAAAADRLRQAVLDFTFPPPLQDLTVTISAGVATYPSPLIDNIDSLFRQADEALYRAKQNGRNRVETMPA, from the coding sequence ATGTCCGGTTGTGTGCTCGTTATCGATGACTCGGCTGCCATTCGTGACCAGGTAGTGCGGACCCTGAAGGATGTCGGGCTTTTCGGTGAGTATCGGGAAGCGAAGGACGGGATGGAAGGCTTCAAGACCCTCATCGAGTCCAAGGCTGACCTGGTCATCTGTGATGTCGAGATGCCGCGCATGGACGGCTATAAGTTTCTGCAGCTGGTAGCCTCGCGCCCCGACCTGCAGGGGCTTCCTATCATCATGTTGACCGGCAAGCAGGACTTCAACTCCAAGATTAAGGGGCTCGAGCAGGGGGCCAGCGATTACCTCACCAAACCCTTCGACTCGGGAGAGCTGGTGGCGCGCGTCAAGGTGCAGCTGAAGATCAAGTCCCTGCAAGACGAGCTGAAACAAGCCAATGAGCAACTAAAGCGCCTCACCAACATCGATCATCTCACCGGTCTCTTCAACCGGCGCTACCTGGCCGAGATACTGGAAGCCGAGTTCTTCCGGGCCAAGCGCAACCGCGAGAGTCTTTCCCTGGTCATCGTCGATATCGACTTCTTCAAGCAGGTCAACGACACCTACGGTCACCAAAACGGCGACGTCGTCCTCGCTTCGGTGGCCAACGTGGTGCAGCAGCACTTGCGGGCGTATGACAGCGCCGCACGCTACGGCGGCGAGGAGTTCGTCGTCGTCTACCCCGGCACCTCGCTGGAGGGTGGGGCTGCCGCCGCCGATCGCCTGCGGCAGGCGGTGCTCGATTTTACCTTCCCGCCCCCCCTGCAGGACCTCACGGTGACCATCAGCGCCGGGGTCGCCACCTATCCATCCCCACTCATCGACAACATCGACTCGCTGTTCCGCCAGGCAGACGAAGCGCTCTACCGCGCCAAGCAAAACGGCCGCAACAGGGTGGAAACGATGCCGGCCTGA
- a CDS encoding pseudouridine synthase, whose protein sequence is MSISQYPAKVTMPQLGHPYPTVFAFLVERFPKIPREVWESRIAQGKVLGEDGAPVGMDTPYAPQKRVFYFRELVAEREIPFPEEILFQNDELLVACKPHFLPVTPGGAYLNQSLLHRLRERTGIHHLVPLHRIDRETAGLVLFSVNPKTRGRYGGLFRDGCIEKEYRAVSVGRVPDGRGSWLVESRLVPGDPWFVMGTEPGIPNARSQIQLLEERDGRALFALSPLTGKTHQLRVHLSSLGMPILNDRLYPRLQPRQPDDFDRPLQLLAQRLRFKDPISGKWQEFQSDRNLLW, encoded by the coding sequence ATGTCCATCTCCCAGTACCCCGCCAAGGTCACCATGCCCCAGCTCGGACACCCCTACCCGACGGTGTTCGCCTTCCTGGTGGAGCGTTTCCCCAAGATTCCGCGCGAGGTTTGGGAAAGCCGCATCGCCCAGGGCAAGGTGCTCGGCGAGGACGGCGCGCCGGTCGGTATGGACACCCCATACGCCCCGCAGAAACGGGTCTTCTACTTCCGGGAACTGGTGGCGGAACGGGAGATCCCATTCCCGGAAGAGATTCTGTTTCAAAACGACGAACTGCTGGTGGCGTGTAAGCCCCATTTCCTGCCGGTGACTCCCGGCGGCGCCTACCTGAACCAAAGCCTCTTGCACCGGCTAAGGGAGCGGACCGGGATCCACCACTTGGTGCCGCTGCACCGGATCGACCGGGAGACTGCCGGGCTCGTGCTGTTCTCGGTAAACCCGAAAACCCGCGGCCGTTACGGCGGGCTGTTCAGGGACGGCTGCATCGAGAAGGAGTATCGGGCCGTGAGCGTGGGGCGGGTGCCCGACGGCCGCGGGAGTTGGCTGGTGGAGAGCAGGCTGGTGCCGGGGGACCCGTGGTTCGTGATGGGGACCGAACCGGGAATACCCAACGCACGCTCGCAGATTCAGCTGCTCGAAGAGCGGGACGGGCGCGCCCTGTTCGCGCTCAGCCCGCTGACGGGCAAAACCCACCAGCTGCGGGTGCACCTGAGCTCGCTGGGAATGCCGATCCTCAACGACAGGCTCTACCCTCGACTGCAGCCGCGGCAGCCCGATGACTTCGACCGGCCGCTGCAGCTTCTGGCACAGCGGCTGCGTTTCAAGGATCCCATCAGCGGGAAGTGGCAGGAGTTCCAGTCTGATAGAAACCTTTTGTGGTAA